The genomic region TTCATATACAGACAGGTTCTGGACACCACCTAAGTAAGAGTCCGTGATTCCCTTGAGGCTATATGTGGTCCTTCCTGCAGGTGATGGGGTGTTTCCAGTAAGATGCCTGCAAGGTGGGGGGGTCCAATCCTAACATGGCTTCCCTTTGTTCACTCTAACATTCctgcctttatatatatatatataggaactGGACACCAATATTCCTGTATTTCCTGCTGAACGGGGGTGTTGAGGTAACTTAAGGGAAAGGGATATAGGCAAGATCTTCTTGCTTTAGTGGGCCTGTTGGAGGAACAAAACTGAATTGATCTGTTTATGGGAGTGTCCTGGAGGAAagcctggagcctctgggaaaCAGTGAGAAAGGGTTTGAAAAAGACAAGGTCCGATAGCCAGCAGAATGAGGGAAAAAAGAGATGTCCCAGCAGAGGGATTACCCCTGGCATGGACATAAGCCATGTCCATTGTTTGTTGTTAGACGTTGGCGGCACATTCCTGAAATCTCTTAAAGGCATCAGGAACAACCCCAGTCTGGTTGACATAAATCAACATTCTTCCTGATGAAGCATGAGTGTGTTGATGACATGGTTTTGAGTGGCAACCTGTGTAAAAGAATGTagcctttgggagataaagtGAGATATGCAGTTAAATACACATGGGCCAGTGGTAATCAGCctgagaaggaaaaccaagggatCTTGGGGTATAGACATTGGCTAAAGGTTTAAGTAGAAAGagctgggaggaggggagaaaggtGTGTATAGGTAAGCAGTCCAGacacaggtgtggcctggttaGTTGTTATCTCATTTCTTGTTTTGGGAGAGATttcagagttgttatctggagggtgCTCCAGCCTGAGCCTATTGTTGGGGGCAGTTTTAGTACTTTGACATGAAGGTAGGCAAACAAaaaataggatttattagagaaaggaaaggctacagttaGAGCAGTGCAGCAAAGCCTGGAAACTAGTGGCTTTCCACTCATGTGAATGCTGGGactttttatggacactttaactctgggttagggtaagggttaggagGGTTCTTTCGACTGGCCATGGATTCACATGCACAGGCTCTCTTCAATGAGCTggtttgtttgccccttatgggagGAAACAACCTTGACAGCATTCTGTTTATaggccctgtggcagatttatgaggccatgtatctcctctcagggtgcagggctcatagtgctgtcaatgggggatgggatactgacaCACTCATCTGTACCTTAGGTTCCAagacccaacaagtcccccctctgagacaagaaCCCAACTGCTGTTGCAGGGAGgggtgatgactcatctagctgctgACAATGGGCAACAGGGGGTAGGTGTGTTCGTACTTGTCTTAGGGCTTGACCCGTGTAGTTTCTAGAGGCCCCCAATAGAactggatggagggctcatgcataggcaaaggtgagtattccttgactaagagctggaatttgatctGCTGGACCTGTtcagatatgaatctggagacagcatttattatacaaggcccaaataggagtattagaagGAGGATAAAAAGGGGGTCAGCCAGAGGTAGTGCCCAAGGAGCCCAGCTCCATATGTTGTTCCAGAGGGACCATGAATTGGCTAGCTCACTGTTGTGAGGGGTTATTGGGATCtaaaaaggcaaacagaggctgactgttaGGATGTAGAGGAAtgtaaaagaaggcatcctttaagtatACTatagagtaatattgggctttttgagggtatttgagcaaATAGCAGAtggggattgggaacaattgggtggaggggaatgactgtaTTATTAACaaggttttatttgtttggtcctttttggacagcaagaataggagaaTCATAGGAGTGGAGCAACTGATTAGTAgtccttgttttttttaaggaatttatgataggaaAGAGGCCTCATCATTGTTCAGGCTTTaggggatactgtttttgatgctgaaactgtgagggatctttaaGTCTTATTTGAATTGGGAGGGATGTTTTTGCTTTCCCTATAGTCATTCCACCAGTCTACAttgtgggatctacttgttcctgaagaagggggcaaCAGAGATAGTCCCACAGGGTGGGGGGAGTAGAATTTGaacctttagttgagatagtaaattctGTCCCAGTAGGGGCACAGGAAtctcagggactatgagaaaagacTGACAGAAGTGGAGGTTTCCCCAAGAGCAGGCTAGAGACCAGAtaaaatagcactctaggggctggccagaatGTGCTCTGAATGATAAACTTGTTATTGGAGCAGGGACCAGgtgagaatggtaagacagagaaacaggctccactctATAGGAGAAAGATGACCTTTTGCTTCTCTACTATTATGGCTACCAAAAGCTCCTGAACTCCGGGTTAGGGTaggggttaggtgggttctttccattggccatggatttgtgcATGCAGGCTCTCTTCAATGAGCTGGTCTATTTACCTCTTATGGGGaggaacaaccttgagagcattctgtttatcagctctgtggcagatttatgagaccctgtatctcctcctcagggtgcagggctcacagTGCTGTCCTTGGAGGACGTGATAGTGACGCATCATCTGCCCCtgaggttcccagacccaacagtaCCGCTtataattttttatgtttgtacatttttaatcttGAGGGAATTGGCGTTTCTTGGCCACTGATAAATTAGGGCAGGAAAAGGGGACAAATAGCTGGCAGCTAAGTCAAAAGTATTTGTTATAATAAGTCTAAAACTAGGAAAACTTTTGTAAAGCAGAATACAGAGTACGTAAAAGTCAGAAGACTGTATACAGGAAAATTTAAAGGCCATGTTGAATGAAAGTTCAGCAATGGGGAGCCATCTAAGAAAAAGAACAGGATGGAAGAGATTGAACAGGAAAAAAGAGTGGGAGGGGCAGCAGGGGACATAGGATGACTTCAGTCTTCACTTATGATCTGGGAGCAACCTGGGAAGAGCTGCTGCTGTCTTCTGCTTTCCAGCAAGAGCAGAAACCTGGGAATTGAAACTTCATGCCCATTCTGGGTTTCAGCACGATctgttagactgaaagaggcaAAGAATAAATAGGCAAGAGACAGCTCAAAGGCCAGCAGAGAGTTTATTCAGGGTGAAACCCTGCAGGGGGAGTATCTAGCCAAAGCCAGAACCccactgctgcttacagacttgGAATAGATATAGAAGAGGGGTCCAGAGGGAAAGCTTAGCTGGGCAGGAAAATTTTTCTGGGATTAAAAATTACTAGGGGAATCTAGAGGAGATGAGTGGTAATTGGGTAGATTGACTAGCTCCTGACCCCTAGCCAGGTGAGAGTTTGTCATTCCCTTGAGATTAGGTGTGGTTCTTCCTGTAGGTGGTGGGTTCCAGTAAGCTGTCTGCAAAGGTGGGGGTCCTAACATGGCTTCcattttgttcaccctaacagtgGGCAGGCCAGTTTAGAGACTGAGCAATTGATGTGATACAGAAAATTGCGAACTATAGATTTTGGGGTATTCCAGCCAGATTGTCCATATAGAAACCTTCCATCAAGAGCATCCCTGACAGAAAACACTCAGAGGTCAGCAGCCCCACCAGAACTTTCCACAAAAGCCCCAATGAATAAGgtcaatttaaaaaaccaaacaccCAGCCCTCACTGACTGAGAACCTCAGTTATTGCAGTTGTTTGGTAACAACCAACAAGCATGAACTATCTAAATGAGCAAGGCTGGGATTTATAAGGACACACCCTGGAACACTCCACGTCTTCAAACCACTATTTCTGCTTGGAAACTCACTACCAGAGGCAGACATAGAGAGGGGGAGGATTGGACAGGGTCCAAGTGGGAAAGGCAGCCAGTGAACCTGCCCTCTGAAGCCACTGGcccccacttcacagatgaagtgaccccaccagctcccagctgtcCACATTTCACCGGGATGTCTTAACCCCTAtctatggaggcctcttggaccCAAAATGATTCAGAGGACAAAGTTCTGCAAACTGACAGTCTCAGCTGCCCTTCCTGGAGGCCCCGGCTAGAAATGCAACTCTGCTGAATCTGCTTCCATAATGACCAggacaagcacagagaaaagtgATTCTCGTGAACAAGGAGTGTAAgcttgttgctgttgttttatgtttttaaaaaatgtgttctgtttatttgttgttgctgttattgatATTATCTTGCTTTTGCTTTGGTCCTTTGTTTGATTCCTCTCAGTCAATTTTTTCCGTTAgcctatttctctcctttctctttcatcaTGTATTTCTCAGTTATTAATATCTAGAACCCTCTTGTACTACTATCTCCTACAGCGCTCTTCCATACTTCCCTTTATCACCCTCCCTTCCCCACACATAACCCCCACAATACTCAATTTCCAATCCTTATACCTCAAACTTGTGaacttcctacctcagcctcccaagtagttagagaaatgaactaccacacctggcttgcttttgagatagggtatcactaaTTTTTtctctggactggcctcaaactgtaatcctcctgtctaTGCCTCCTGACATCGGTGAGcatctttataaattattttaaattctctgtTGGGCAGAACATGTACCTGCCCATTCTTGGGGTCAGTTTCAGGAGTTATATTTGTTTGGtcattttccctctttatttgTATGTTATGTAATCTTTTGCTGGAATATTGATTGACATTTAGGAAAAATAGACCATCTCTCCTGGTCTTTGCATATTGGCTTCATGCAAGGGAAAACCTTTACCAGTCAGCCTGACTAGACATTGTAGGACCAATTTGATCTCATTCTGTGGGCTATCTGAAATATGGAAATTTGAATTAATGTGGGAAAGATAGAAGTCATACTGGGGAAAATGTAATTTAAGAACACATCATTAGCAAACACTATGCCATTGACAAAATGTAAGCACTAttcacatttgttttctctttatgcTTTACTATGAGTTTTGAGGTGTGAATCACTGTCTCCAAATAATGATAAGTAAGGAGCACGAGAGGTTGTGACTCATCCGAGATTTCTTAACTGAAGGAAACTGTCACAAACTAAAGAATTATGTctaattctttcctttattcctcaAGACAGCCATAATTCTTGACTCCCATATGGATGAACCAGTCTCCTCCTAACTAAAACCCATCTTTGCTGGCTGTGCAGGGTTCCGGGTTTGGCAAAGAAACTTTGTATCTAAAGGAAAGAGTGACTGCTACTCTTTATGTGCATCTTCCTGCAAATGAAGGGCAGGGACACTTCTGGAGAAGGCTCTCTTTTCTAAGTGGGAGGGTGTagaggcttttttaaaaaaggcttcTTTCTCTGTGACACTGGACCAATGAATATGCTACTCACATTTTCCTCATTGTATGGACAATGCTGGATATAGGGTCTTAATAAGCCTCTAAACTGATGTGTAAGAGTATAGATGAGGGACTTATCATCTAAATTAAAGAATGAGAGGATCCCAGCCTCATAATCCAAGAAGATACCCACTTGTGTGGGGTTTGTTCTTACAAAGAGGTGGACTCTATCAGGAATGAATACAAAACACCAATTATCTGTCTCTTGTCCAAGGACCCAGTACCCATTAATTGGAGACAAAGTCACATACTGCTTCCTATCCACATCATCGAAGCACACTCCCAAATACCACCTTTTGTTATGTCCTACATCTACTTCCCAGTAATGTCTCCCTTTCTGGAAACCCTGAGAAGTCACCACACACATTCTCATGAATCTCTTCTCTGAGATGTCCACTTCTTGGGGAGCATTTCTCCATATTACAGTTTTCAGATCAGAAATGTAGAGCTTGGGATGAGCCGTGTCTGGGTCCAGAGTCAACTCCACTAATCATattagggaaaagagaaagaacatatgtTACTGTGAGGTAGGGGAACTTGAACTAGGCCCAGAGCTCACCTTCCACAGCACACTGACACAAGTTGGGATTAGGTGAAGTCTAGGAGAAAAATATCCTTTGGACACTGTCCTTTCAGACTCTTCTCTCATCTTTACTACAGCCTGGAGATTCATTGACACTTGAGGTCACAAACGCCTTTGTATCATCCTGTCTCTACCACTGTCCCTCCATGTAAGTTCAGTATTTGATTTTGTGAGGCCTTACATAACTCTACCATCCAAGTTTCtcccatttatccattttttcccccaaatagaCTATGTCTTCATCATCTGAGCCACCTGACCAGTTACTAGTATTCTTGATTTTCTGGAGCTTGGGATATAACCCCCCCTTTCACTTGCATCTTAGATGGGTGGAGAAGTAAGTGTATCTGGTGGGAGATGCTCCCTGATGTGAACCACAGTTTCATCATATGCTGGTCACAAGTCCTCAGTATCACTCAGAAACCCCACATCTGTCACTTGTCAGCTCCCTCTCCTATGCCCATCCAAGGCTCTGTCTGACTGCCGTTTCCTCATCCCTTGGTACCTGCATGTTTTTGGATTTCTCTCCATTctgaaaataagcagaaagagCAAGCATCTCATTACTCATGTGGAgagcagaaaacagagaaaggggTGAGACGAAAGGAAGTTGCCCTCTTTGGGCCAAGGATTCATTAGAAATCTCATGAGGccaataaaatttttcaaaatgtgcCTCACccaattattcacaatagctaaactatggaaatagccaagagccccactactgatgaaataTGATGAAGTCAATAAAGCCTCTTTACAAAATGTGCCTCACCTAGTACCTGCCAAGTATCTCCACACAAGTGTGTCCTTTGTGGCACCTGTGGGCCTCAGGTATAAGAACCCAGGGACATAAAAGGAAGATACAAATGGGGAGTGAGGAAGAATGGCTTTTCTTACCTGTACACCTGTGCATCTTTTCCAATTCTGAAACCAAAAGCACAGAAGAGGCTCAAGTCACAGAATGGGACACAGGGGAAAGTGTGAGAAGAAAGTTTTGCACATGATAATGTTCTTACCCAGTTCATTCTCAAGTTCCCCTGAAATAGAGAAAAGCAGAATATTGAGTGGTGATACAACCTAGACAAAGGTGCAATAATCAAGGGGAGCTGAAGGAGACACTCCACAGGCTCCTCAGCATTCTGGGTCCACATACCTTCAGAAAgatcatgaaatatatttttcttgtcttgAATTAATAGGAAAAATTTCCACACAGTTTTAGAATGTTTCCTGACCTTGATTCCCACCCTAAAGCCCaaatactctggtttctctttagATTTTAATCTTTTTACACAAGCCTTTTACTAAAGCTCCTAGATATTTAAGGATTGGTTTCTTGttaaagaagagggagagaaaaccaGCTGACCTCATGACCCAAACTTTCTGTCCAGGGGCTCAACAGATAGCTCAAACAATCTAGGCCTCAGAAGAATAGTGTATAGGAAGGGTCCaaacataataaaatactaattctttctgatttttttcctgaaacacAAACAGCATTTACTGGTCAATGGAGCAGTGTATAAAGTATAAACACAAACCTGACTCCTTGCTCAGGTGGGACAAGATAGGAGTCTGGTAGGGCCTCTCCTGGAACTCTCCTTTTGTCTAGACTCCAATCCCTATACTGAACATTTCTATGTATAATCCAACAAGAGATTAGTATCACTCACACTGAAGAAAGGGATGAAATTCAAGGATTCTGTAGTTGTAAGGATGAGGATATCAGGGAGTAGATTGATGAGTTGGGGAGGTGGAATTATAGCATGGACCCTTAGAGGGGAATGTCATCTCCACAGAGGAGAAAAATGACTCTTAGGGATGAAAACTCTTTTTAAAGATAAACATTATTTCATCTTGTTGTCCACttttacttatatgtatatatatacttacatgtatatatatatatatacatacatatacacatataaaataggTACTCTTTTCAAGTACAGTGATCCCTTTGTATGAAGACTTTGTGCAATCCTCAGAAATTTCTATCAGCTCTGAAGTTCCTGAGAATCATGCGTTCCTTAAATCTGGGTCTTCTATAATGTAGGAAGAAATGTGGTCATGCTGGCATTTCCTGAGTGAGTTACTTAAGGTCAGTATAAAAGAGAAGAAGGATTGGGATCCTTGAGGACAACAAGATGGATCTCAAGAGGTCTGAGAACCCCTGATGCTAGATCATGAATCAACACAGTCATGGGCccatgatttctctctctctcatatatccTTACTTACTCATTAATTTGAAGGGCAAAATGCTCATTCTAATGATCCAAGCACATCCGCCAATGCAGAGGAGCATCAGTACAATAGAAGGCGGTAACCAGGGTGAAGTCTGGAAAAATGTCTCTGAAAAACAGTATGAGATCCCTGAATGTTTGCTTAAATGCAATGGTCATTTCATTCTCAATTAAGAAATCCTCTTGCACTCCAGGgtatttttgtataatttcttcaaaattttaaaactttgcatTTCTGGTGGTACACCTCTTTAATCCtggtacttgggaagcagaggcaagaggatcatgagtttgagggcagcctgggtgacatagcaaggccctgtctcaaaaaccaaacaaaccctagcacaataccaccaaaaccaaaccaaacaaatttaaaagaaacctTTCAATTTCTGAATAAGTCTTGATCCACATGGATTTTATTGTTGTATCTAAATGAGGTAGAggttctatttcattttcttctaaatgaaCAATTGTACCAGTATAATTTACCCCAAAGCACTACACAGTACCTGCCATTTTCTACTTACCTCCTATCAATAATCTAGATTTCACTTCTGGGCTCTGGTCAGTAAGTTGCATGGAACATGATATGATGCCAGAATTTTCTTGAACTGTCAGGGAGGTCTCCACATCAAATCGACCATGTATGTCTTTATTCACTTTGAATTGTGCAGGAATTACAAATCCTTCTGGACCTTTCCACTTCACTATTGGCTGGGATAACCAACCAGAGGACTGACAGAGTAGCTGGATGCCTCCACCAATGTATCCCACAATGGAAATGAGAGGAGTTGAGCCCATCTCTGGgtgagggtgggagtgggggagacagagaaagagtgaAAACAAAAGTCATATCCCAAGGTCAAAGCTGTCCTAAACCAGGTTCATTAATCCCATCCACAAAACAACTCTCCCTttatctctccttctctctcttacaCATGTGTAAGGCTTTT from Castor canadensis chromosome 16, mCasCan1.hap1v2, whole genome shotgun sequence harbors:
- the LOC109692221 gene encoding butyrophilin-like protein 3 isoform X1 produces the protein MKSFHCNTFMPLVLMLVVSLLKPCLGQWQVVGPEKPIRVFAGEDAVFPCFLSPEANAHVMEVRFFKEHFSDIVHLYQDGKDQKYMQMPAYQGRTELVKDFIMDGHVFLRLKKVSPSDAGLYGCWFSSQTHEQEAIWELQVTEMGSTPLISIVGYIGGGIQLLCQSSGWLSQPIVKWKGPEGFVIPAQFKVNKDIHGRFDVETSLTVQENSGIISCSMQLTDQSPEVKSRLLIGETFFQTSPWLPPSIVLMLLCIGGCAWIIRMSILPFKLMRELENELELEKMHRCTEWREIQKHAVELTLDPDTAHPKLYISDLKTVIWRNAPQEVDISEKRFMRMCVVTSQGFQKGRHYWEVDVGHNKRWYLGVCFDDVDRKQYVTLSPINGYWVLGQETDNWCFVFIPDRVHLFVRTNPTQVGIFLDYEAGILSFFNLDDKSLIYTLTHQFRGLLRPYIQHCPYNEENVSSIFIGPVSQRKKPFLKKPLHPPT
- the LOC109692221 gene encoding butyrophilin-like protein 3 isoform X2 encodes the protein MKSFHCNTFMPLVLMLVVSLLKPCLGQWQVVGPEKPIRVFAGEDAVFPCFLSPEANAHVMEVRFFKEHFSDIVHLYQDGKDQKYMQMPAYQGRTELVKDFIMDGHVFLRLKKVSPSDAGLYGCWFSSQTHEQEAIWELQVTEMGSTPLISIVGYIGGGIQLLCQSSGWLSQPIVKWKGPEGFVIPAQFKVNKDIHGRFDVETSLTVQENSGIISCSMQLTDQSPEVKSRLLIGETFFQTSPWLPPSIVLMLLCIGGCAWIIRMSILPFKLMRELENELELEKMHRCTVELTLDPDTAHPKLYISDLKTVIWRNAPQEVDISEKRFMRMCVVTSQGFQKGRHYWEVDVGHNKRWYLGVCFDDVDRKQYVTLSPINGYWVLGQETDNWCFVFIPDRVHLFVRTNPTQVGIFLDYEAGILSFFNLDDKSLIYTLTHQFRGLLRPYIQHCPYNEENVSSIFIGPVSQRKKPFLKKPLHPPT